A DNA window from Hoplias malabaricus isolate fHopMal1 chromosome 5, fHopMal1.hap1, whole genome shotgun sequence contains the following coding sequences:
- the id1 gene encoding DNA-binding protein inhibitor ID-1 — MKVVGTSCALKSKTGGEDVVRCLSEQSLSINKCKLPLLDEHMSAFLHDMNSCYSKLKELVPTLPANKKHSKVEILQHVIDYIWDLQVELDEPGRKSQASAPARAPLSTLNAEISSISVENSSDDRIMCR, encoded by the exons ATGAAGGTTGTCGGGACTAGCTGTGCGCTGAAGAGTAAGACCGGCGGCGAGGACGTGGTGCGCTGTCTCTCCGAGCAGAGTCTCTCCATCAACAAGTGCAAGCTGCCGCTGCTGGACGAGCATATGAGCGCCTTCCTGCACGACATGAACAGCTGCTACAGCAAACTGAAGGAGCTGGTGCCCACGCTGCCCGCCAACAAGAAGCACAGCAAAGTGGAGATCCTGCAGCACGTCATCGATTACATCTGGGACCTGCAGGTGGAGCTGGACGAGCCGGGGAGAAAGAGTCAGGCTTCGGCGCCCGCCAGAGCCCCTCTCTCCACGCTCAACGCCGAAATCTCCAGCATCTCTGTCGAG AACAGCTCAGATGACAGAATCATGTGCCGCTAG
- the ncoa3 gene encoding nuclear receptor coactivator 3 isoform X1, with amino-acid sequence MSGVGENSLEPLCTDRKRKLSTCDTPGLGCDKRRREQECKYIEELAELISANLSDIDSFNVKPDKCAILKETVRQIRQIKEQGKGSCGDEDVQKADVSSTGQGVIDKDHLGPLLLQALDGFLFVVNREGNIVFVSDNVTQYLQYKQEELINTSVYNILHQEDREEFQKNLPKANGPNGVSWAGDASRQKSHTFNCRMLVKFGHGGPGGEEVVGRQRYETMQCFALTQPKAMMEEGEDLQSCMICVARRVTAVERTERFTTRHELSGRLIEIEHQNTLHTTMRPGWEDLVRRCMQMFLNRSEGQPWSFKKHYQDAYLNGRAETPLYHFSLSDGTPVTAQTRSELCRNPNNNEPLSFLSTHLLQREQNSYRPNQGGVMRAQGIGGAKHTSQMNIAPGGQMGMGNARGYGMSEPGHMGPRGGPMYGPGNRMNQMNSMHPMNQMNQMNQMNCMNQMGAMNQMNHINPMNPMNQMNSMNQMNQMNQMGSMNQMNHMNQMEHPGMNQHQQHFHSSGYGLGMTSPSHSSPGMNPPQQNIMASPRIRGSPKMGASPFSPGGMHSPMGPVTMGGNSGSSGPASGSTFSSSSLNALQAISEGVGSSLSSALTSPPHKSDSSPSINSTQSSQPNQSVASKGASAGDMKSPGGAHSTGADQQQTTPSETSMDKPDSQSNKDGGPGAEGNRRGPDGKGHKKLLQLLTSPAEELTLAAGNGPPPGRASTPMGLESKESGGCMTSPSSTGVSSSSSASSSGQQVSGCVSSTGCIGGHSFQEKHKILHKLLQNGNTPDEVARITAEATGKVTLGSDHSGTEGSGPEIKQEQHSPKKTHALLHYLLNKDDSKDNTGECKSGLDKLECRGMGTGPGSGVTASNSSGQDAKIKTEPADEMESLESILGGIRKPGPGMFADSRPGSGVDGDGKKGNGPSHTVHDHREGGGIGPGPRVPFQRAVSVDNKPLSGAGVTGRRSAPSSLIKQESLDSHMNMGGPNRQVGMNQMPPMMMSGDWRMQGPSGSPGGANGHPGMGCPGVDSNPKGMMGGQMINRSNSVPAPRSMLQQQLMDIGPNDMGMSVNAFRGHPHPPQSPSWPECGMGIEGGHNTSSHCFLVRSMPFSNPLDDLLVPPATSEGQSDERALLDQLDSLLNNTDVIALEEIDRALGIPDLVSQGHSSDQPPTPTDTFPGSGPGPGPDSMGMEPKAMYGAGYPGPPSMGMQGGYGPGHGPGPSPGPGAGPGPMQGQPGPGFNPMMAQMGGMGGMHNRAAMMRPRMINATKPLRLQLQARLQGQQFMNQTRQGMPMKMENAPGANPGIRPGMQPSMGGQPGFLNAQMLAQRNRELMTMQMRRHRVMMMMQQQQQQQQQAAAGGFSPPPNVTAPTGMENPMGGASMNQPGQQPFNYGGNYGMGQQGDPPFVGTGTSPPNMMPGRMGGPQNPMIQQHPQSGPMYQSAEMKGWGQGGIPMNNSYPQQQQQQFPQQGAPSQYGGMMMNGAMQGGVNGPGQMPPMQGQMGMNAMGMGRMPVGPEQKYL; translated from the exons ATGAGTGGAGTCGGCGAGAACTCTCTGGAGCCACTGTGCACCGACAGAAAACGCAAGCTCTCCACTTGTGACACACCTGGACtagg GTGTGATAAGAGGCGGCGAGAACAAGAATGCAAATACATTGAGGAACTGGCTGAGCTGATCTCGGCCAACCTCAGTGACATCGACAGCTTCAACGTCAAGCCGGACAAATGTGCCATCCTTAAAGAGACAGTCCGCCAGATACGGCAGATAAAGGAGCAAG gaAAAGGCTCATGTGGCGATGAGGATGTACAGAAGGCAGACGTATCCTCCACAGGTCAGGGGGTCATCGACAAGGACCATCTGGGCCCTCTGCTGTTGCAG GCCTTGGATGGATTCCTGTTTGTAGTAAACCGTGAGGGCaacattgtgtttgtgtctgataATGTGACTCAGTATCTGCAGTACAAGCAAGAGGAGCTCATTAACACCAGTGTATACAACATCCTGCATCAGGAGGACAGAGAGGAGTTCCAGAAAAACCTACCCAAAGCCAATG GACCCAATGGTGTGTCGTGGGCTGGGGATGCCTCTCGTCAGAAGAGCCATACCTTTAACTGCCGCATGCTGGTGAAGTTTGGCCATGGAGGTCCTGGTGGAGAGGAGGTTGTGGGCAGGCAGCGTTACGAGACCATGCAATGTTTTGCCCTCACACAGCCTAAAGCCATGATGGAGGAGGGGGAAG attTGCAGTCGTGTATGATCTGTGTGGCGCGGAGAGTGACTGCAGTAGAGCGGACGGAGAGATTCACCACCAGACATGAGCTCTCCG GGAGGCTTATTGAGATCGAGCATCAGAATACATTACACACCACGATGCGTCCGGGCTGGGAGGATCTAGTGCGCAGATGCATGCAGATGTTCCTCAACCGCAGTGAAGGCCAACCCTGGTCTTTTAAGAAACACTATCAGGATG ctTACCTAAATGGTCGAGCAGAGACTCCGCTGTACCACTTTTCCCTTTCAGATGGAACGCCAGTAACAGCACAGACACGCAGTGAACTCTGTCGAAATCCCAACAACAACGAGCCTCTCAGCTTCCTCTCCACTCACCTACTACAGAG GGAGCAGAACAGCTACAGGCCAAACCAGGGAGGTGTAATGCGGGCCCAGGGCATAGGAGGTGCCAAGCATACTTCCCAAATGAACATAGCTCCTGGTGGGCAGATGGGCATGGGCAATGCCAGGGGTTACGGCATGAGTGAACCAGGGCATATGGGGCCCAGAGGAGGCCCCATGTATGGCCCCGGCAACAGGATGAATCAGATGAACTCAATGCACCCAATGAATCAAATGAACCAGATGAACCAGATGAACTGCATGAACCAGATGGGTGCAATGAATCAGATGAACCATATTAATCCAATGAATCCCATGAACCAGATGAATTCTATGAACCAGATGAATCAAATGAACCAAATGGGGTCTATGAATCAGATGAACCATATGAATCAGATGGAACATCCGGGAATGAATCAGCACCAGCAGCACTTCCACAGTAGTGGCTATGGCTTGGGCATGACCAGTCCATCCCATAGCAGCCCAGGGATGAATCCCCCTCAGCAGAATATTATGGCATCTCCACGGATACGAGGAAGCCCCAAGATGGGAGCCAGTCCCTTTTCTCCAGGAG GTATGCATTCTCCTATGGGTCCTGTGACCATGGGTGGCAATAGTGGGTCCTCAGGTCCAGCAAGTGGCAGCACATTCTCAAGCAGCTCGCTTAACGCCCTGCAGGCCATTAGTGAAGGGGTGGGCTCCTCCCTCTCGTCTGCTCTCACCTCCCCTCCTCACAAATCTGACAGTTCCCCCAGCATCAACTCCACTCAGTCCAGTCAGCCAAACCAGTCTGTGGCAAGTAAAGGTGCTAGTGCTGGTGATATGAAAAGTCCCGGTGGTGCTCACAGCACAGGAGCTGACCAGCAACAGACTACTCCATCTGAGACCTCAATGGATAAGCCTGATAGCCAGTCTAATAAAGATGGTGGCCCCGGGGCAGAGGGGAATCGCCGGGGTCCGGATGGTAAGGGCCATAAAAAACTACTCCAGCTGCTTACATCCCCAGCAGAAGAGCTGACCCTGGCAGCAGGTAACGGACCTCCTCCTGGCCGTGCCTCCACACCCATGGGGTTGGAATCAAAGGAATCTGGAGGCTGTATGACCAGCCCTTCTTCCACAGGTGTatcttcttcatcatcagcTTCATCATCAGGACAGCAAGTTTCTGGGTGTGTGTCCTCCACAGGCTGCATAGGAGGGCACTCGTTTCAGGAGAAGCACAAAATCCTCCACAAGCTGCTGCAGAACGGCAACACCCCAGATGAAGTGGCCCGCATCACAGCTGAGGCCACTGGGAAGGTCACTCTTGGGTCCGATCATTCAGGCACAGAGGGTTCTGGGCCAGAAATCAAGCAGGAGCAGCACagtcccaaaaaaacacacgcacTGCTCCACTACCTCCTGAACAAGGACGACTCCAAGGACAACACTGGGGAGTGCAAATCAGGATTAGACAAGCTGGAGTGTCGTGGAATGGGAACAGGGCCAGGGTCAGGTGTTACAGCCTCTAACTCCAGCGGTCAGGATGCCAAAATCAAGACGGAGCCAGCTGATGAG ATGGAGAGCCTTGAGAGCATTCTAGGAGGCATAAGGAAACCTGGTCCTGGAATGTTTGCAGATTCTAGACCTGGAAGTGGAGTCGATGGAGATGGCAAGAAAGGGAATGGACCCAGCCACACTGTACACG ATCATCGAGAGGGTGGAGGAATAGGACCTGGACCTCGGGTACCCTTCCAGAGAGCAGTGTCTGTGGATAATAAACCTCTCAGTGGGGCCGGAGTGACTGGCAGGAGGAGTGCCCCTTCATCTCTTATCAAACAGGAGAGCTTGGACAGCCACATGAACATGG GCGGTCCCAACAGACAAGTGGGTATGAACCAGATGCCCCCCATGATGATGTCAGGTGATTGGAGGATGCAGGGCCCCAGTGGCAGTCCAGGGGGCGCTAATGGTCACCCAGGCATGGGCTGTCCAGGGGTGGATTCAAATCCTAAGGGGATGATGGGAGGCCAGATGATCAACAGATCCAACAGTGTACCTGCTCCCAGATCAATGCTGCAGCAGCAGCTAATGGACATTG GTCCAAATGACATGGGAATGAGTGTGAATGCATTCAGAGGGCATCCACATCCCCCTCAGTCTCCTTCATGGCCTGAGTGTGGCATGGGCATAGAGGGTGGCCACAACACCAGCAG CCATTGCTTTCTTGTGCGCAGCATGCCATTTAGCAACCCACTGGATGATCTCCTGGTTCCACCAGCAACCAGTGAAGGGCAGAGTGATGAACGAGCTCTATTAGATCAGCTGGACTCACTCCTCAACAACACCGATGTCATCGCCCTGGAGGAAATTGACCGGGCACTTGGGATTCCAGACCTTGTCAGCCAG ggccACAGTTCAGACCAACCCCCAACACCCACAGACACTTTCCCTGGCTCTGGTCCTGGCCCTGGCCCAGACTCCATGGGTATGGAGCCAAAAGCCATGTATGGGGCAGGTTACCCAGGTCCACCTTCCATGGGCATGCAGGGAGGCTATGGGCCTGGACATGGGCCTGGACCTAGCCCTGGTCCTGGTGCTGGACCAGGCCCAATGCAAGGCCAGCCTGGGCCTGGATTTAACCCCATGATGGCCCAGATGGGTGGGATGGGAGGAATGCACAACCGTGCTGCTATGATGCGGCCAAGGATGATAAATGCAACTAAGCCCCTCAGACTGCAGCTTCAGGCAAGGTTACAGGGCCAGCAG TTTATGAACCAGACTAGGCAGGGAATGCCGATGAAAATGGAGAACGCGCCAGGGGCAAACCCTGGAATCAGGCCTGGCATGCAGCCCAGCATGGGGGGACAG CCTGGATTTCTGAATGCTCAGATGTTGGCTCAGCGGAATCGAGAGTTGATGACTATGCAGATGCGGAGACACagggtgatgatgatgatgcagcaacagcagcagcaacagcaacaGGCTGCAGCTGGAGGCTTCAGCCCCCCTCCCAATGTCACAGCCCCCACTGGCATGGAAAACCCAATGGGAGGAGCCTCCATGAACCAGCCAGGCCAGCAGCCGTTTAACTATGGCGGAAATTACG GAATGGGCCAACAAGGGGATCCCCCCTTTGTGGGCACTGGCACCAGCCCTCCTAACATGATGCCTGGCCGTATGGGAGGCCCTCAGAATCCCATGATTCAGCAGCATCCTCAGAGCGGCCCAATGTACCAGTCAGCAGAGATGAAGGGCTGGGGCCAGGGAGGGATACCTATGAACAA TTCATAccctcagcagcagcagcagcagttccCCCAGCAGGGGGCGCCATCGCAGTACGGAGGTATGATGATGAATGGGGCCATGCAGGGAGGAGTGAATGGGCCAGGACAGATGCCTCCAATGCAAGGACAAATGGGCATGAACGCCATGGGCATGGGTCGTATGCCAGTGGGTCCTGAACAG AAGTACTTGTAG
- the ncoa3 gene encoding nuclear receptor coactivator 3 isoform X2 gives MSGVGENSLEPLCTDRKRKLSTCDTPGLGCDKRRREQECKYIEELAELISANLSDIDSFNVKPDKCAILKETVRQIRQIKEQGKGSCGDEDVQKADVSSTGQGVIDKDHLGPLLLQALDGFLFVVNREGNIVFVSDNVTQYLQYKQEELINTSVYNILHQEDREEFQKNLPKANGPNGVSWAGDASRQKSHTFNCRMLVKFGHGGPGGEEVVGRQRYETMQCFALTQPKAMMEEGEDLQSCMICVARRVTAVERTERFTTRHELSGRLIEIEHQNTLHTTMRPGWEDLVRRCMQMFLNRSEGQPWSFKKHYQDAYLNGRAETPLYHFSLSDGTPVTAQTRSELCRNPNNNEPLSFLSTHLLQREQNSYRPNQGGVMRAQGIGGAKHTSQMNIAPGGQMGMGNARGYGMSEPGHMGPRGGPMYGPGNRMNQMNSMHPMNQMNQMNQMNCMNQMGAMNQMNHINPMNPMNQMNSMNQMNQMNQMGSMNQMNHMNQMEHPGMNQHQQHFHSSGYGLGMTSPSHSSPGMNPPQQNIMASPRIRGSPKMGASPFSPGGMHSPMGPVTMGGNSGSSGPASGSTFSSSSLNALQAISEGVGSSLSSALTSPPHKSDSSPSINSTQSSQPNQSVASKGASAGDMKSPGGAHSTGADQQQTTPSETSMDKPDSQSNKDGGPGAEGNRRGPDGKGHKKLLQLLTSPAEELTLAAGNGPPPGRASTPMGLESKESGGCMTSPSSTGVSSSSSASSSGQQVSGCVSSTGCIGGHSFQEKHKILHKLLQNGNTPDEVARITAEATGKVTLGSDHSGTEGSGPEIKQEQHSPKKTHALLHYLLNKDDSKDNTGECKSGLDKLECRGMGTGPGSGVTASNSSGQDAKIKTEPADEMESLESILGGIRKPGPGMFADSRPGSGVDGDGKKGNGPSHTVHDHREGGGIGPGPRVPFQRAVSVDNKPLSGAGVTGRRSAPSSLIKQESLDSHMNMGGPNRQVGMNQMPPMMMSGDWRMQGPSGSPGGANGHPGMGCPGVDSNPKGMMGGQMINRSNSVPAPRSMLQQQLMDIGPNDMGMSVNAFRGHPHPPQSPSWPECGMGIEGGHNTSSMPFSNPLDDLLVPPATSEGQSDERALLDQLDSLLNNTDVIALEEIDRALGIPDLVSQGHSSDQPPTPTDTFPGSGPGPGPDSMGMEPKAMYGAGYPGPPSMGMQGGYGPGHGPGPSPGPGAGPGPMQGQPGPGFNPMMAQMGGMGGMHNRAAMMRPRMINATKPLRLQLQARLQGQQFMNQTRQGMPMKMENAPGANPGIRPGMQPSMGGQPGFLNAQMLAQRNRELMTMQMRRHRVMMMMQQQQQQQQQAAAGGFSPPPNVTAPTGMENPMGGASMNQPGQQPFNYGGNYGMGQQGDPPFVGTGTSPPNMMPGRMGGPQNPMIQQHPQSGPMYQSAEMKGWGQGGIPMNNSYPQQQQQQFPQQGAPSQYGGMMMNGAMQGGVNGPGQMPPMQGQMGMNAMGMGRMPVGPEQKYL, from the exons ATGAGTGGAGTCGGCGAGAACTCTCTGGAGCCACTGTGCACCGACAGAAAACGCAAGCTCTCCACTTGTGACACACCTGGACtagg GTGTGATAAGAGGCGGCGAGAACAAGAATGCAAATACATTGAGGAACTGGCTGAGCTGATCTCGGCCAACCTCAGTGACATCGACAGCTTCAACGTCAAGCCGGACAAATGTGCCATCCTTAAAGAGACAGTCCGCCAGATACGGCAGATAAAGGAGCAAG gaAAAGGCTCATGTGGCGATGAGGATGTACAGAAGGCAGACGTATCCTCCACAGGTCAGGGGGTCATCGACAAGGACCATCTGGGCCCTCTGCTGTTGCAG GCCTTGGATGGATTCCTGTTTGTAGTAAACCGTGAGGGCaacattgtgtttgtgtctgataATGTGACTCAGTATCTGCAGTACAAGCAAGAGGAGCTCATTAACACCAGTGTATACAACATCCTGCATCAGGAGGACAGAGAGGAGTTCCAGAAAAACCTACCCAAAGCCAATG GACCCAATGGTGTGTCGTGGGCTGGGGATGCCTCTCGTCAGAAGAGCCATACCTTTAACTGCCGCATGCTGGTGAAGTTTGGCCATGGAGGTCCTGGTGGAGAGGAGGTTGTGGGCAGGCAGCGTTACGAGACCATGCAATGTTTTGCCCTCACACAGCCTAAAGCCATGATGGAGGAGGGGGAAG attTGCAGTCGTGTATGATCTGTGTGGCGCGGAGAGTGACTGCAGTAGAGCGGACGGAGAGATTCACCACCAGACATGAGCTCTCCG GGAGGCTTATTGAGATCGAGCATCAGAATACATTACACACCACGATGCGTCCGGGCTGGGAGGATCTAGTGCGCAGATGCATGCAGATGTTCCTCAACCGCAGTGAAGGCCAACCCTGGTCTTTTAAGAAACACTATCAGGATG ctTACCTAAATGGTCGAGCAGAGACTCCGCTGTACCACTTTTCCCTTTCAGATGGAACGCCAGTAACAGCACAGACACGCAGTGAACTCTGTCGAAATCCCAACAACAACGAGCCTCTCAGCTTCCTCTCCACTCACCTACTACAGAG GGAGCAGAACAGCTACAGGCCAAACCAGGGAGGTGTAATGCGGGCCCAGGGCATAGGAGGTGCCAAGCATACTTCCCAAATGAACATAGCTCCTGGTGGGCAGATGGGCATGGGCAATGCCAGGGGTTACGGCATGAGTGAACCAGGGCATATGGGGCCCAGAGGAGGCCCCATGTATGGCCCCGGCAACAGGATGAATCAGATGAACTCAATGCACCCAATGAATCAAATGAACCAGATGAACCAGATGAACTGCATGAACCAGATGGGTGCAATGAATCAGATGAACCATATTAATCCAATGAATCCCATGAACCAGATGAATTCTATGAACCAGATGAATCAAATGAACCAAATGGGGTCTATGAATCAGATGAACCATATGAATCAGATGGAACATCCGGGAATGAATCAGCACCAGCAGCACTTCCACAGTAGTGGCTATGGCTTGGGCATGACCAGTCCATCCCATAGCAGCCCAGGGATGAATCCCCCTCAGCAGAATATTATGGCATCTCCACGGATACGAGGAAGCCCCAAGATGGGAGCCAGTCCCTTTTCTCCAGGAG GTATGCATTCTCCTATGGGTCCTGTGACCATGGGTGGCAATAGTGGGTCCTCAGGTCCAGCAAGTGGCAGCACATTCTCAAGCAGCTCGCTTAACGCCCTGCAGGCCATTAGTGAAGGGGTGGGCTCCTCCCTCTCGTCTGCTCTCACCTCCCCTCCTCACAAATCTGACAGTTCCCCCAGCATCAACTCCACTCAGTCCAGTCAGCCAAACCAGTCTGTGGCAAGTAAAGGTGCTAGTGCTGGTGATATGAAAAGTCCCGGTGGTGCTCACAGCACAGGAGCTGACCAGCAACAGACTACTCCATCTGAGACCTCAATGGATAAGCCTGATAGCCAGTCTAATAAAGATGGTGGCCCCGGGGCAGAGGGGAATCGCCGGGGTCCGGATGGTAAGGGCCATAAAAAACTACTCCAGCTGCTTACATCCCCAGCAGAAGAGCTGACCCTGGCAGCAGGTAACGGACCTCCTCCTGGCCGTGCCTCCACACCCATGGGGTTGGAATCAAAGGAATCTGGAGGCTGTATGACCAGCCCTTCTTCCACAGGTGTatcttcttcatcatcagcTTCATCATCAGGACAGCAAGTTTCTGGGTGTGTGTCCTCCACAGGCTGCATAGGAGGGCACTCGTTTCAGGAGAAGCACAAAATCCTCCACAAGCTGCTGCAGAACGGCAACACCCCAGATGAAGTGGCCCGCATCACAGCTGAGGCCACTGGGAAGGTCACTCTTGGGTCCGATCATTCAGGCACAGAGGGTTCTGGGCCAGAAATCAAGCAGGAGCAGCACagtcccaaaaaaacacacgcacTGCTCCACTACCTCCTGAACAAGGACGACTCCAAGGACAACACTGGGGAGTGCAAATCAGGATTAGACAAGCTGGAGTGTCGTGGAATGGGAACAGGGCCAGGGTCAGGTGTTACAGCCTCTAACTCCAGCGGTCAGGATGCCAAAATCAAGACGGAGCCAGCTGATGAG ATGGAGAGCCTTGAGAGCATTCTAGGAGGCATAAGGAAACCTGGTCCTGGAATGTTTGCAGATTCTAGACCTGGAAGTGGAGTCGATGGAGATGGCAAGAAAGGGAATGGACCCAGCCACACTGTACACG ATCATCGAGAGGGTGGAGGAATAGGACCTGGACCTCGGGTACCCTTCCAGAGAGCAGTGTCTGTGGATAATAAACCTCTCAGTGGGGCCGGAGTGACTGGCAGGAGGAGTGCCCCTTCATCTCTTATCAAACAGGAGAGCTTGGACAGCCACATGAACATGG GCGGTCCCAACAGACAAGTGGGTATGAACCAGATGCCCCCCATGATGATGTCAGGTGATTGGAGGATGCAGGGCCCCAGTGGCAGTCCAGGGGGCGCTAATGGTCACCCAGGCATGGGCTGTCCAGGGGTGGATTCAAATCCTAAGGGGATGATGGGAGGCCAGATGATCAACAGATCCAACAGTGTACCTGCTCCCAGATCAATGCTGCAGCAGCAGCTAATGGACATTG GTCCAAATGACATGGGAATGAGTGTGAATGCATTCAGAGGGCATCCACATCCCCCTCAGTCTCCTTCATGGCCTGAGTGTGGCATGGGCATAGAGGGTGGCCACAACACCAGCAG CATGCCATTTAGCAACCCACTGGATGATCTCCTGGTTCCACCAGCAACCAGTGAAGGGCAGAGTGATGAACGAGCTCTATTAGATCAGCTGGACTCACTCCTCAACAACACCGATGTCATCGCCCTGGAGGAAATTGACCGGGCACTTGGGATTCCAGACCTTGTCAGCCAG ggccACAGTTCAGACCAACCCCCAACACCCACAGACACTTTCCCTGGCTCTGGTCCTGGCCCTGGCCCAGACTCCATGGGTATGGAGCCAAAAGCCATGTATGGGGCAGGTTACCCAGGTCCACCTTCCATGGGCATGCAGGGAGGCTATGGGCCTGGACATGGGCCTGGACCTAGCCCTGGTCCTGGTGCTGGACCAGGCCCAATGCAAGGCCAGCCTGGGCCTGGATTTAACCCCATGATGGCCCAGATGGGTGGGATGGGAGGAATGCACAACCGTGCTGCTATGATGCGGCCAAGGATGATAAATGCAACTAAGCCCCTCAGACTGCAGCTTCAGGCAAGGTTACAGGGCCAGCAG TTTATGAACCAGACTAGGCAGGGAATGCCGATGAAAATGGAGAACGCGCCAGGGGCAAACCCTGGAATCAGGCCTGGCATGCAGCCCAGCATGGGGGGACAG CCTGGATTTCTGAATGCTCAGATGTTGGCTCAGCGGAATCGAGAGTTGATGACTATGCAGATGCGGAGACACagggtgatgatgatgatgcagcaacagcagcagcaacagcaacaGGCTGCAGCTGGAGGCTTCAGCCCCCCTCCCAATGTCACAGCCCCCACTGGCATGGAAAACCCAATGGGAGGAGCCTCCATGAACCAGCCAGGCCAGCAGCCGTTTAACTATGGCGGAAATTACG GAATGGGCCAACAAGGGGATCCCCCCTTTGTGGGCACTGGCACCAGCCCTCCTAACATGATGCCTGGCCGTATGGGAGGCCCTCAGAATCCCATGATTCAGCAGCATCCTCAGAGCGGCCCAATGTACCAGTCAGCAGAGATGAAGGGCTGGGGCCAGGGAGGGATACCTATGAACAA TTCATAccctcagcagcagcagcagcagttccCCCAGCAGGGGGCGCCATCGCAGTACGGAGGTATGATGATGAATGGGGCCATGCAGGGAGGAGTGAATGGGCCAGGACAGATGCCTCCAATGCAAGGACAAATGGGCATGAACGCCATGGGCATGGGTCGTATGCCAGTGGGTCCTGAACAG AAGTACTTGTAG